One genomic region from Vannielia litorea encodes:
- a CDS encoding RcnB family protein, protein MSPLTQITAAATAICLAVGSPVLAQGKGNGKGHAKQKHRTEQVVRGCPPGLAKKSPACVPPGQAKKRVRADDDRHYRINVGSRLDRDDYVIVRPWQYGLEPAPGGSRYAVYDGVLVRIDEDTAEVLDLIRAVGAVAN, encoded by the coding sequence ATGTCCCCTCTGACCCAAATCACAGCGGCCGCCACGGCGATCTGCCTGGCGGTCGGAAGCCCGGTGCTTGCACAGGGTAAAGGAAACGGCAAAGGCCACGCCAAGCAGAAGCACCGCACCGAACAGGTCGTGCGCGGCTGCCCGCCCGGCCTCGCCAAGAAAAGCCCCGCCTGCGTGCCGCCCGGCCAAGCCAAAAAGCGGGTCCGGGCAGATGACGACCGGCACTACCGGATCAACGTCGGCTCGCGGCTGGACCGCGACGATTACGTCATCGTCCGTCCGTGGCAATATGGCCTTGAGCCTGCCCCCGGTGGCTCGCGCTATGCCGTGTATGATGGCGTGCTGGTCCGGATCGACGAAGACACCGCCGAGGTGCTTGACCTGATCCGTGCCGTCGGAGCTGTCGCCAACTGA
- a CDS encoding DUF2892 domain-containing protein produces MFPQNVGRIDRLIRLAAGIVLLVLAFTALTGAWAWIAGIVGLVMLGTAAIGYCPPYSLLGINTCAMKRN; encoded by the coding sequence ATGTTCCCTCAAAACGTCGGCCGGATCGACCGCCTCATCCGCCTTGCCGCAGGCATCGTCCTGCTGGTGCTCGCCTTCACCGCCCTCACCGGGGCCTGGGCCTGGATCGCCGGGATCGTCGGCCTGGTGATGCTCGGCACCGCCGCCATCGGCTACTGCCCGCCCTACAGCCTGCTCGGCATCAACACCTGCGCGATGAAACGCAACTGA
- the mmsB gene encoding 3-hydroxyisobutyrate dehydrogenase, producing MKIGFIGLGNMGAPMARNLIAAGHLVTGFDTHSAPEGIPMAKSAAEAAAGADVVITMLPNGAILQSVAGDIHPAMDAGAIHLDCSTVDVESAQAVAESAQAAGLSALDAPVSGGTGGATAGTLTFMVGGPEAAYATALPLFEVMGQKSVLCGGAGMGQAAKICNNMILGVTMIATCEAFALADKLGLDRQSMFDVVSTSSGYSWTMNAYCPAPGVGPKSPADNGYQPGFASALMLKDLRLSQQAAEAADADTPMGEAAMRLYEAFVEAEGAGDKDFSAMLPRFEARHRH from the coding sequence ATGAAAATCGGCTTCATCGGACTGGGCAACATGGGCGCGCCCATGGCCCGCAACCTCATCGCCGCAGGCCACCTCGTCACCGGGTTCGATACCCATTCCGCGCCCGAGGGCATCCCCATGGCCAAATCCGCCGCCGAGGCCGCCGCCGGGGCCGATGTGGTCATCACCATGCTGCCCAACGGCGCGATCCTGCAATCGGTCGCAGGCGACATCCACCCGGCGATGGACGCCGGTGCCATTCATCTCGATTGCTCCACCGTCGATGTCGAAAGCGCGCAGGCGGTGGCCGAATCCGCGCAGGCCGCGGGCCTCTCCGCGCTCGATGCCCCAGTCTCCGGCGGCACCGGCGGCGCCACGGCGGGCACGCTCACCTTCATGGTCGGCGGCCCCGAGGCCGCCTATGCCACCGCCCTGCCGCTCTTCGAGGTGATGGGGCAAAAGTCCGTGCTCTGCGGCGGCGCGGGCATGGGCCAGGCCGCCAAGATCTGCAACAACATGATCCTCGGCGTCACCATGATCGCCACCTGCGAGGCCTTCGCCCTGGCCGACAAGCTGGGGCTCGACCGCCAGTCGATGTTCGATGTCGTCTCCACCTCCTCCGGCTACAGCTGGACTATGAACGCCTACTGCCCCGCCCCCGGCGTCGGCCCCAAATCGCCCGCCGACAACGGCTACCAGCCCGGCTTCGCCTCCGCCCTGATGCTGAAAGACCTGCGCCTCAGCCAACAGGCCGCCGAAGCCGCCGACGCCGACACGCCCATGGGCGAAGCCGCCATGCGCCTCTACGAGGCCTTCGTCGAGGCCGAAGGCGCGGGCGACAAGGACTTCTCCGCCATGCTCCCCCGCTTCGAGGCCCGCCACCGGCACTAG
- a CDS encoding enoyl-CoA hydratase/isomerase family protein, with protein sequence MTDIRIRTEGRAGRITLNREKALNALSYDMCMAVDEALKTWASDPAVQLVLIDAEGEKAFCAGGDIVEMHSTGTAGDYAYGRKFWRDEYAMNARLATYPKPVVAFMQGFTMGGGVGLGCHASTRIVGASSQIAMPECGIGLVPDVGGSYILAKLSALHPGAGAWIGTTGHRLKGMHALFGFADHFVDEQHWPTLKAAMCESGAPGIPAYLGADDLAAQADFYIEMKTIAAHFNRPPGEIAASLAAAPSELAQQALKALSRADPLAAACHIEILRRLGPKSTIREALTLEYRFTHRCMEQGNFLEGIRAAVIDKDRSPKWPHAALADVPAAQVEAMLAPLGADDLTFPEDLT encoded by the coding sequence ATGACAGACATCCGGATTCGCACCGAAGGCCGCGCAGGCCGCATCACCCTCAACCGCGAGAAGGCGCTCAACGCCCTCTCCTATGACATGTGCATGGCCGTCGATGAGGCGCTCAAAACCTGGGCCAGCGACCCCGCCGTGCAGCTCGTGCTGATCGACGCGGAGGGCGAGAAGGCCTTCTGCGCCGGGGGCGACATCGTCGAGATGCACAGCACCGGCACCGCGGGCGACTATGCCTATGGCCGCAAGTTCTGGCGCGACGAATACGCCATGAACGCCCGCCTCGCCACCTACCCCAAGCCCGTCGTCGCTTTCATGCAGGGCTTCACCATGGGCGGCGGTGTTGGGCTGGGCTGCCATGCCTCCACCCGGATCGTCGGCGCCAGTTCCCAGATCGCCATGCCAGAATGCGGCATCGGGCTGGTGCCAGACGTGGGTGGTAGCTACATTCTTGCAAAGCTCTCCGCCCTCCACCCCGGCGCCGGCGCGTGGATCGGCACCACCGGCCACCGCCTCAAGGGGATGCACGCGCTCTTCGGCTTTGCCGACCACTTCGTGGACGAGCAGCACTGGCCCACCCTCAAGGCCGCCATGTGCGAAAGCGGGGCGCCCGGCATCCCCGCTTATCTCGGGGCTGACGATCTCGCCGCGCAGGCCGATTTCTACATCGAGATGAAGACCATCGCAGCCCACTTCAACCGCCCCCCCGGCGAGATCGCCGCCTCCCTCGCCGCCGCCCCCTCCGAGCTGGCCCAGCAGGCGCTCAAGGCGCTTTCCCGCGCCGACCCGCTGGCGGCGGCCTGCCATATCGAGATCCTGCGCCGCCTCGGCCCCAAGAGCACGATCCGCGAGGCCCTGACCCTCGAATACCGCTTCACCCATCGCTGCATGGAGCAGGGCAACTTCCTCGAAGGCATCCGCGCCGCCGTCATCGACAAGGACCGCAGCCCCAAATGGCCCCACGCCGCGCTGGCCGATGTGCCCGCCGCGCAGGTCGAGGCCATGCTCGCGCCGCTCGGCGCAGACGATTTGACATTCCCGGAGGACCTCACATGA
- a CDS encoding acyl-CoA dehydrogenase family protein, with protein sequence MDFALSEEQQAIFDMAHGFGQQHIAPHAQQWEREGTIPKALWPEIAALGLAGLYVPEEHGGSGLSRLDATLVFEALSMACPSVAAFLSIHNMCAKMLSAFGSDETREKYLPKALTMETVFSYCLTEPGSGSDAAALKTKATKTNEGYSLTGTKAFISGGGYSDAYVVMARTGDDTARGISALVIEDGTEGLSFGGLEDKMGWRSQPTRQVQMDGCKIPPENLLGEEGKGFKYAMMGLDGGRLNISACSLGAAQTALTATLAYMHDRKAFGQSIDQFQALQFRLADMEIELQAARVFLRQAAWKLDNASPDATQFCAMAKKFCTEAGSRIVDQCLQLHGGYGYLADYGIEKLVRDLRVHQILEGTNEIMRMITARAMLAK encoded by the coding sequence ATGGATTTCGCGCTCTCCGAGGAGCAGCAGGCCATCTTCGACATGGCTCACGGCTTTGGCCAACAGCACATCGCCCCCCACGCCCAGCAATGGGAGCGCGAGGGCACCATCCCCAAGGCCCTCTGGCCCGAGATCGCCGCCCTCGGCCTCGCCGGGCTCTACGTCCCCGAGGAGCATGGCGGCTCCGGCCTCTCCCGGCTCGATGCCACGCTGGTCTTCGAGGCCCTCTCCATGGCCTGCCCCTCCGTCGCGGCCTTCCTCTCCATCCACAACATGTGCGCCAAGATGCTCTCGGCCTTCGGCTCCGACGAGACGCGGGAAAAATACCTGCCCAAGGCGCTCACGATGGAAACCGTCTTCTCCTACTGCCTCACCGAGCCCGGCTCCGGCTCCGACGCGGCGGCGCTGAAAACCAAGGCCACCAAGACCAATGAGGGCTACAGCCTCACCGGCACCAAAGCCTTCATCTCCGGCGGCGGCTATTCCGATGCCTATGTCGTCATGGCCCGCACCGGCGATGACACCGCCCGCGGCATCTCCGCCCTCGTCATCGAGGATGGAACAGAAGGCCTCTCTTTCGGCGGGCTGGAAGACAAGATGGGGTGGCGCTCGCAGCCCACCCGGCAAGTTCAGATGGACGGCTGCAAGATCCCGCCAGAGAACCTGCTGGGCGAAGAGGGCAAGGGCTTCAAATACGCCATGATGGGCCTCGACGGCGGGCGGCTGAACATCTCCGCCTGCTCGCTCGGAGCCGCGCAAACCGCGCTCACCGCAACCCTCGCCTACATGCATGACCGCAAGGCCTTCGGCCAGTCGATCGACCAGTTTCAGGCCCTCCAGTTCCGCCTCGCCGACATGGAGATCGAGCTGCAGGCCGCCCGTGTCTTCCTCCGCCAGGCCGCCTGGAAGCTCGACAACGCCTCGCCGGATGCCACCCAATTCTGCGCCATGGCCAAGAAGTTCTGCACCGAGGCCGGCTCCCGCATTGTCGACCAATGCCTCCAACTCCACGGCGGCTACGGCTACCTCGCCGACTACGGCATCGAAAAGCTGGTGCGCGATCTCCGCGTCCACCAGATTCTCGAAGGCACCAACGAAATCATGCGCATGATCACCGCCCGTGCCATGCTGGCAAAATGA
- a CDS encoding carboxylate-amine ligase: protein MAVTTPSFTLGIEEEYLLVDRDTLDLARAPEALMEACTAELSEQVSPEFLQCQIEIGTRVCENIGAAREELKRLRATVSRCAAAHNLAPIAVSCHPFADWKDQPHTDRDRYNALSRDLGGVVRRMLICGMHVHVGIEDDDLRADLLPQLSYFLPHLLALSSSSPFWQGEDTGLASYRLTVFDNLPRTGLPPSFDSFGEYERTVQVLIDLGVIEDSTKIWWDLRPSHRFPTLETRICDVSPRLEDTLTLAATNQALLRMLWRMRSRNLRWRRYDRFLIAENRWRAQRYGTTEGLIDFGAREIIPMQTLAEELVDILAEDAHALGCEAEIARLPEIVAIGTSADRQREVFKGNLEAGADKPAAMRSVVEHLIDEFHHGL, encoded by the coding sequence ATGGCCGTCACCACCCCCAGCTTCACCCTCGGTATCGAGGAAGAATATCTGCTGGTCGACCGCGACACGCTCGACCTCGCCCGCGCGCCCGAAGCGCTGATGGAGGCCTGCACCGCCGAGCTGTCCGAGCAGGTCTCGCCCGAGTTCCTGCAATGCCAGATCGAGATCGGCACCCGCGTGTGCGAAAACATCGGCGCAGCCCGCGAAGAGCTCAAACGCCTGCGCGCCACCGTCTCCCGCTGCGCCGCCGCTCACAACCTCGCCCCCATCGCCGTCTCGTGCCACCCCTTCGCCGACTGGAAGGACCAGCCCCACACCGACCGCGACCGTTACAACGCCCTCTCCCGCGACCTGGGCGGCGTGGTCCGGCGGATGCTCATCTGCGGCATGCACGTCCACGTCGGCATCGAGGATGACGACCTGCGCGCCGACCTGCTGCCGCAACTCAGCTACTTCCTGCCGCACCTGCTCGCCCTCTCGTCCTCCTCCCCCTTCTGGCAGGGCGAGGATACCGGCCTCGCCTCCTACCGGCTCACCGTCTTCGACAACCTCCCCCGCACCGGCCTGCCCCCCAGCTTCGACAGCTTCGGCGAATATGAGCGCACCGTGCAGGTGCTGATCGACCTCGGCGTCATCGAAGACAGCACCAAGATCTGGTGGGATCTGCGCCCCTCCCACCGCTTCCCCACGCTCGAGACCCGCATCTGCGACGTGAGCCCCCGGCTGGAAGACACGCTCACCCTCGCCGCCACCAACCAGGCCCTGCTGCGGATGCTCTGGCGCATGCGCAGCCGCAACCTCCGCTGGCGCCGCTACGACCGCTTCCTCATCGCCGAAAACCGCTGGCGCGCCCAACGCTACGGCACCACCGAAGGCCTGATCGACTTCGGCGCCCGCGAGATCATCCCGATGCAAACCCTCGCCGAAGAACTCGTCGACATCCTCGCAGAAGACGCCCACGCCCTAGGCTGCGAAGCCGAAATCGCCCGCCTCCCGGAGATCGTGGCAATCGGCACCTCCGCCGACCGCCAGCGGGAGGTGTTCAAGGGGAACCTTGAGGCGGGAGCCGACAAACCCGCCGCCATGCGCTCGGTCGTTGAACACCTCATCGACGAGTTCCACCATGGCCTCTGA
- a CDS encoding NCS1 family nucleobase:cation symporter-1, whose product MPHAGGGEDALAPVTGEAKSWGWFAIFNIWANDIQSLFGYSLVASLFISYGVSGWTAFAALICSGLLVMFLVNLSGAAGERYGIPYPVLARASKGTQGAKLPAVLRAIVAVFWYGVQVYFASTALALLIYSVTGLSGGAEVLGLTAVDWVSFFIVWAFHIVIFWRGMGWVETFLNIAGPFVYAVMIGLVIVLWQKSDGQLLAQARTIFANPEATWGTEITGFIAIVGTMISYFAAVLLNFSDFSRYAKDRRAMLLGNLAGLPLNMILFSALALLTTAGAAVVYGEAIINPTEIVEKTDSVVLSIIAAVTFFAATVGINLVANFIPSVNGIANLAPKRISFRMAGMITSVFALVIGGLWTSFIAEFGISGFVNTLGATLAPVFGIMMADYYLLRKQELVRDELYDLEGGRYRYGNGWNDAAMIAFAVGAVFSVATVWVPFLAVLSGYAWLIGAGLGGAVYMALAKGKVAA is encoded by the coding sequence ATGCCCCATGCGGGCGGCGGCGAGGATGCGCTGGCGCCGGTGACGGGGGAGGCGAAGAGCTGGGGCTGGTTTGCGATTTTCAACATCTGGGCCAACGACATACAGTCACTCTTTGGCTACAGCCTCGTGGCCTCGCTCTTTATCAGCTACGGGGTGAGCGGCTGGACGGCCTTTGCCGCGCTGATCTGCTCGGGGCTGCTGGTGATGTTTCTGGTCAACCTCTCGGGCGCGGCGGGGGAGCGCTATGGCATCCCCTATCCGGTGCTGGCGCGGGCCTCGAAGGGGACGCAGGGGGCCAAGCTGCCGGCGGTGCTGCGGGCGATCGTGGCGGTGTTCTGGTATGGCGTGCAGGTCTATTTTGCCTCCACCGCGCTGGCGCTGCTGATCTACTCGGTCACCGGGCTCAGCGGCGGCGCGGAGGTGCTGGGGCTGACGGCAGTGGATTGGGTGAGTTTCTTCATCGTCTGGGCCTTTCACATCGTCATCTTCTGGCGCGGGATGGGCTGGGTGGAGACCTTTCTGAACATCGCGGGGCCCTTCGTTTATGCGGTGATGATCGGCTTGGTGATCGTGCTTTGGCAGAAGTCGGACGGGCAGTTGCTGGCACAGGCGCGGACGATCTTTGCCAATCCGGAGGCGACATGGGGCACGGAGATCACCGGGTTCATCGCCATCGTGGGCACGATGATCAGCTATTTCGCTGCGGTGTTGCTGAACTTTTCGGACTTCAGCCGCTATGCGAAAGACCGGCGGGCGATGCTGCTGGGCAACCTCGCGGGGCTGCCGCTGAACATGATCCTGTTCTCGGCGCTGGCGCTGCTGACCACGGCCGGGGCGGCGGTGGTCTATGGCGAGGCGATCATCAACCCGACCGAGATCGTGGAGAAGACCGACAGCGTGGTGCTCAGCATCATCGCCGCCGTGACCTTCTTTGCAGCAACCGTGGGGATCAACCTTGTGGCCAACTTCATCCCGAGCGTGAACGGGATCGCCAACCTTGCGCCGAAGCGGATCAGCTTCCGCATGGCGGGGATGATCACCTCGGTCTTTGCGCTGGTGATCGGCGGGCTCTGGACGAGCTTCATTGCCGAGTTCGGGATCAGCGGGTTCGTGAACACGCTTGGGGCCACGCTGGCGCCGGTCTTCGGGATCATGATGGCGGATTACTACCTGTTACGGAAGCAGGAACTGGTGCGCGATGAGCTCTATGACCTCGAAGGCGGGCGGTATCGCTACGGGAACGGCTGGAACGATGCGGCGATGATCGCCTTCGCCGTGGGGGCGGTGTTCTCGGTGGCTACCGTTTGGGTGCCGTTTCTGGCGGTGTTGTCGGGTTACGCTTGGCTGATCGGCGCAGGGCTTGGCGGCGCGGTCTACATGGCTTTGGCGAAAGGGAAGGTCGCGGCCTGA